The Neobacillus sp. OS1-2 genome includes a window with the following:
- a CDS encoding aldo/keto reductase: MMKNSQDTTTLNNGVKMPWFGIGVFKVEEGPELVNAVKFAIKHGYRSIDTAAIYGNEESVGQAIREGVKESGITREELFVTSKVWNADLGYESTLAAYEASLKKLGLDYLDLYLIHWPVAGKYKEAWRALEALYKEGRVKAIGVSNFQVHHLEDLMREAEIKPMINQVEYHPRLTQKELQTFCQEHGIQMEAWSPLMQGQLLDHPALQEMAKKYNKSVAQVILRWDLQNGVVTIPKSTKEPRIVENASIFDFELSREDMEQIDRMNQNHRVGPDPDNFDF, encoded by the coding sequence ATGATGAAAAATTCACAAGATACAACAACATTAAATAACGGTGTAAAAATGCCTTGGTTTGGTATCGGGGTATTTAAAGTAGAGGAAGGACCCGAACTTGTTAACGCGGTGAAATTTGCCATTAAACACGGCTATCGCAGTATTGATACGGCTGCCATTTATGGAAATGAGGAGAGCGTAGGACAGGCAATTCGTGAAGGGGTCAAGGAATCCGGTATCACGAGAGAAGAACTTTTTGTCACATCAAAAGTTTGGAATGCTGACTTAGGCTATGAATCGACCCTTGCTGCCTATGAAGCTAGTCTGAAAAAACTTGGTCTTGATTATTTAGATCTATATCTCATTCATTGGCCTGTAGCCGGGAAATATAAAGAAGCATGGCGGGCATTAGAGGCTCTTTATAAGGAAGGCAGAGTGAAAGCAATTGGGGTAAGCAACTTCCAAGTGCACCATTTAGAAGATTTAATGAGAGAAGCGGAAATAAAGCCAATGATTAATCAAGTAGAATACCATCCACGATTAACACAAAAGGAATTACAGACCTTTTGCCAAGAACATGGGATTCAAATGGAGGCATGGTCACCATTAATGCAAGGTCAATTATTGGATCATCCCGCTCTACAGGAAATGGCGAAAAAGTATAACAAGTCAGTGGCACAGGTTATATTGCGATGGGATTTACAGAACGGTGTCGTGACCATTCCAAAATCGACGAAAGAGCCGCGAATCGTCGAAAACGCAAGCATATTTGATTTCGAACTATCAAGAGAGGATATGGAACAAATAGATAGGATGAATCAAAATCATCGCGTAGGGCCTGACCCAGACAATTTTGACTTTTAA
- a CDS encoding MFS transporter has product MKYLVFIYLTSLLSASLSMQGHNFRRGLQMSINKRRSTFALLALAMSAFAIGTTEFISVGLLPLIAEDLQISVTTAGLTVSLYALGVTFGAPILTSVTSRMSRKSLLLWIMIIFIIGNGLAASATSIGILLTARVISAFSHGVFMSIGSTIAADLVPENRRASAISIMFSGLTVATVTGVPFGTFIGQQYGWRMAFIIIIAVGVIALIANSILVPADLQKGTQSTFRDQFKVVTNGRLSLLFIITALGYGGTFVVFTYLSPILQDITGFKEGTVALILLGYGIAIAIGNMVGGKLANKNPIRALFYMFVVQAVVLFILAFTAPFKIAGLTTIFFMGLLAFMNVPGLQVYVVMLAERFVPRAVDVASALNIAAFNAGIAIGSYLGGMITDSIGLIHTSWIGALMVLGAVILTGWSWSLEKKDSKASDANVKSVIA; this is encoded by the coding sequence TTGAAATATCTCGTATTCATTTATTTAACTAGTTTGCTTTCAGCAAGCCTATCTATGCAAGGGCACAATTTTAGGAGGGGATTACAAATGTCTATAAATAAACGTAGGAGTACATTCGCGCTGCTGGCATTGGCTATGAGTGCGTTCGCTATTGGAACAACTGAATTTATCAGTGTTGGTTTATTACCGCTTATTGCAGAGGATTTACAAATATCTGTTACAACAGCCGGTTTGACTGTTTCCCTATATGCTTTAGGGGTAACATTTGGGGCACCCATTTTAACATCTGTAACATCGCGCATGTCGCGGAAATCTTTATTACTCTGGATTATGATTATTTTTATAATCGGAAATGGCCTTGCTGCCAGTGCGACGAGCATTGGTATTTTACTAACTGCACGTGTGATTTCTGCTTTTTCACATGGCGTCTTTATGTCTATTGGTTCAACGATCGCAGCCGATTTAGTTCCGGAAAATCGTCGGGCCAGTGCAATATCCATCATGTTTTCAGGTCTGACGGTTGCAACCGTCACGGGAGTACCCTTTGGCACCTTCATTGGCCAGCAATACGGCTGGAGAATGGCCTTTATCATCATTATTGCTGTCGGAGTGATCGCTCTTATTGCAAACAGCATCCTTGTTCCAGCTGATTTGCAAAAAGGGACTCAGTCCACCTTTCGCGATCAATTCAAAGTAGTAACAAATGGCCGGTTATCGCTTTTATTTATTATTACTGCGTTAGGATATGGGGGAACTTTTGTGGTTTTCACCTATTTATCACCAATCCTGCAGGATATAACGGGTTTTAAAGAAGGAACCGTCGCCTTAATCCTTCTCGGCTACGGCATTGCGATCGCCATTGGAAACATGGTAGGTGGGAAGTTGGCTAATAAAAATCCTATTAGGGCCTTGTTTTATATGTTCGTCGTCCAAGCCGTTGTCCTATTTATCTTGGCGTTTACTGCACCATTTAAGATCGCGGGATTAACGACGATATTCTTCATGGGGCTGTTGGCCTTTATGAATGTTCCGGGACTGCAGGTGTATGTCGTCATGTTGGCAGAGCGGTTCGTGCCGCGTGCCGTTGATGTTGCTTCCGCTCTCAATATTGCCGCCTTCAATGCCGGAATTGCGATTGGATCCTACCTGGGCGGTATGATTACTGATTCTATTGGACTTATTCATACCTCTTGGATCGGTGCATTAATGGTTCTGGGGGCGGTAATCCTAACGGGGTGGAGCTGGAGTCTTGAAAAAAAGGACAGTAAAGCTAGCGACGCTAACGTAAAAAGTGTTATTGCCTAA
- a CDS encoding helix-turn-helix domain-containing protein — MKKKKYNISVEATLEVIGGKWKCVILCHLTHGKKRTSELKRLMPDITQKMLTQQLRELEEDGVINRIVYNQVPPKVEYELSEYGWSLDSILSSLCAWGEKHITKVYGDKFSVLEENVLNDKLK; from the coding sequence ATGAAGAAAAAGAAATACAATATATCGGTGGAAGCCACACTCGAGGTAATCGGGGGAAAGTGGAAATGCGTCATTCTATGTCACCTAACACACGGCAAAAAGCGGACAAGTGAATTGAAACGCTTGATGCCGGACATCACCCAAAAGATGTTGACCCAGCAATTACGGGAATTAGAGGAGGATGGCGTAATCAACAGAATTGTATACAATCAAGTCCCGCCAAAGGTAGAATATGAGTTAAGCGAATATGGGTGGAGTCTGGATAGTATTTTAAGTTCCCTATGTGCTTGGGGAGAAAAGCATATTACCAAAGTATACGGAGATAAATTTTCTGTCCTAGAAGAAAATGTTTTAAACGATAAGTTAAAATAG
- the hflX gene encoding GTPase HflX: MREKQTAVIVGVNINHQADFPYSMKELENLAAACHMEVVGEMTQNLNRINKSHYMGTGKIEEAKRLLEETDADVVVCNDELSASQIRNLEEELDRKVIDRTMLILNIFAERAKTRESQLQVEVARLKYMLPRIIGSRESLGRQGGGVGLKNRGAGETKLELDRRKVEAKIAELNKELELLVLQRGTRRSKRKKSGVPLVSLVGYTNAGKSTIMNAMLRKSHQSQTKQVFEKDMLFATLDTSVRKIKLANHQPFLLSDTVGFVDKLPHHLVKAFRSTLEEVATADLLIHVVDFSSPHVENLINVTNNTLKEMGIDQIPTILAYNKADLAEAEFPAVKSRSVYLSAKQGVGIDELVDVISVEIFKSPIRCEMLIPFDDGRLVSYLNENANVLMTSYEGSGTKLTIECNQDDFEKYQQYVI, encoded by the coding sequence ATGAGAGAAAAACAAACTGCAGTTATTGTTGGTGTTAATATCAATCACCAAGCTGATTTTCCTTATTCTATGAAGGAATTGGAGAATTTGGCTGCTGCCTGTCATATGGAAGTGGTGGGGGAAATGACGCAAAATTTAAATCGCATCAATAAATCACATTATATGGGTACAGGAAAAATCGAGGAGGCGAAACGGCTCCTCGAAGAAACTGATGCGGATGTAGTTGTATGTAATGATGAGCTATCGGCCTCGCAAATTCGCAATCTTGAAGAAGAGCTTGATAGAAAAGTGATTGATCGCACGATGTTGATATTGAATATATTTGCCGAACGGGCGAAGACGAGAGAATCGCAGCTACAAGTAGAAGTGGCACGCCTAAAATATATGCTCCCAAGAATCATTGGCTCGCGGGAATCGTTAGGGCGTCAAGGCGGGGGAGTAGGTTTGAAAAATAGAGGTGCCGGTGAAACCAAGTTAGAGCTCGACCGAAGAAAAGTTGAGGCAAAGATTGCTGAATTAAATAAAGAATTGGAACTACTTGTTTTACAGCGGGGAACCCGGCGCAGTAAACGGAAAAAAAGCGGTGTTCCGTTAGTTTCTTTAGTAGGCTACACAAATGCCGGCAAATCTACCATTATGAATGCGATGCTGCGTAAATCCCATCAATCACAAACGAAACAAGTGTTTGAGAAAGATATGTTATTTGCAACATTAGACACCTCTGTCAGAAAAATAAAGCTAGCCAATCATCAGCCGTTTTTGCTGTCTGACACAGTCGGTTTTGTAGATAAATTGCCGCATCACCTCGTGAAGGCCTTTCGATCCACCTTAGAGGAGGTGGCAACTGCGGATTTGCTGATCCATGTAGTTGATTTTTCAAGTCCGCATGTTGAAAATCTCATAAACGTGACGAATAATACGTTAAAAGAGATGGGAATCGATCAAATACCTACCATTCTTGCGTATAATAAGGCTGACCTAGCGGAAGCGGAATTTCCTGCCGTGAAGAGTCGAAGCGTTTATCTTTCCGCAAAACAAGGTGTAGGAATAGACGAATTAGTTGATGTCATCAGTGTGGAAATCTTTAAAAGTCCGATTCGTTGTGAAATGTTAATCCCGTTTGACGATGGCCGCTTAGTTTCCTACCTGAATGAGAACGCAAATGTTTTGATGACAAGCTACGAAGGCTCCGGCACAAAGTTAACAATCGAATGTAATCAAGATGATTTTGAAAAATACCAGCAGTACGTTATTTAA
- the queF gene encoding preQ(1) synthase: protein MSGRKPEEGLKDLTLLGNQGTAYSFEYAPEVLEAVDNLHPERDYFVKFNCPEFTSLCPLTRQPDFATMYISYVPDQKIVESKSLKLYLFSFRNHGDFHEDCVNIIMNDLIKLLDPRYIEVWGKFTPRGGISIDPWCNYGKPGTKYEEMANFRLMNHDLYPEKVDNR, encoded by the coding sequence ATGTCTGGCCGCAAGCCTGAAGAAGGATTAAAGGATTTAACATTATTAGGAAATCAAGGGACTGCCTATTCATTTGAGTATGCACCGGAAGTACTGGAAGCAGTTGATAATCTGCACCCTGAGCGTGATTATTTCGTGAAATTTAATTGCCCGGAGTTTACAAGTCTTTGCCCGCTGACTCGTCAGCCGGATTTTGCCACGATGTATATTTCCTATGTTCCCGATCAAAAGATTGTCGAGAGCAAGTCATTGAAACTATATCTTTTCAGTTTTCGTAATCACGGCGATTTCCACGAGGATTGTGTCAATATCATCATGAACGATTTAATCAAATTACTTGACCCTCGCTATATTGAGGTGTGGGGAAAATTCACTCCAAGGGGCGGAATCTCCATTGACCCATGGTGCAACTACGGAAAGCCAGGCACCAAGTATGAGGAAATGGCTAATTTCCGTTTGATGAACCATGATCTTTATCCTGAAAAGGTCGATAATCGGTAA
- a CDS encoding queuosine precursor transporter, protein MIFYLNGIFVGLLILANIVAVKLFSIGDFAMLPAAVIVYIFTYPLIDVIVEVYGKKEGRRTVQAGLITQILALIFITITIHLPAAPVFQDQKSFETILNGSFRVIIASLISYAVSQNLDVFVFNKLKGMHGQKKLWLRNNASTMLSQLIDTTIFITIAFYGTMPIAILGSLILTQYIFKFGAAILTTPLVYGLVHMIRKQETKESAAPLPKQA, encoded by the coding sequence ATGATCTTTTATTTAAATGGTATTTTTGTAGGTCTGTTAATTTTAGCAAATATCGTTGCTGTTAAGCTTTTTAGCATTGGGGATTTTGCGATGCTGCCAGCGGCTGTTATTGTTTATATCTTTACGTATCCACTTATTGATGTGATTGTCGAGGTTTATGGAAAAAAAGAAGGACGGAGAACTGTCCAGGCAGGGCTGATTACGCAGATCCTTGCCCTCATCTTCATTACGATTACGATTCATTTGCCGGCCGCACCAGTATTTCAGGATCAAAAATCATTCGAAACGATCTTAAATGGAAGTTTTCGCGTGATCATTGCTAGCTTAATTTCCTATGCGGTTAGCCAGAATCTGGATGTATTTGTGTTCAATAAATTAAAAGGTATGCATGGACAAAAAAAGCTATGGTTACGCAACAATGCCTCCACAATGCTGAGCCAGTTGATCGATACAACCATCTTTATTACCATCGCCTTCTATGGAACAATGCCAATCGCTATCCTCGGAAGTCTGATTCTAACCCAATATATTTTTAAATTTGGAGCAGCCATCCTAACCACACCACTAGTCTATGGACTAGTCCATATGATAAGAAAACAAGAAACAAAAGAATCAGCAGCCCCATTACCAAAACAAGCATAA
- a CDS encoding polysaccharide deacetylase family protein, giving the protein MKKKLAFIGIGIIVVFLLLLGTYKLMNSRTFQLFGGLTAQVETEQKVVALTFDDGPTKNVDPILPLLEQYHAKATFFLIGNEMKDNPKEAQKIVDAGHQVGNHTYSHKRMIFKTPSYFKDEIEKTDQLIREAGYTGEIDVRPPNGKKLVGLPFYLNKHNQDTITWNVEPDTFYISAADKVKYVRNQVKPGSIILIHPMYDKTGEELKTIEGVLKALTDEGYRFVTVNELQKLAGDN; this is encoded by the coding sequence ATGAAAAAGAAATTAGCATTCATTGGAATTGGCATTATCGTAGTTTTTCTACTGTTGCTTGGCACCTATAAATTAATGAATTCAAGAACATTCCAGTTATTCGGCGGTCTTACCGCTCAAGTGGAGACGGAGCAAAAGGTTGTTGCGTTAACATTTGACGATGGACCTACTAAGAATGTCGATCCAATTCTGCCACTCTTGGAACAATACCACGCAAAAGCGACCTTTTTTCTGATTGGGAATGAGATGAAGGACAATCCTAAGGAAGCCCAGAAAATTGTCGATGCGGGTCATCAAGTAGGTAATCACACCTATTCACACAAGCGGATGATTTTCAAAACGCCTTCTTATTTTAAAGACGAAATTGAAAAAACAGATCAATTGATTCGCGAGGCCGGTTATACGGGTGAAATTGATGTACGTCCGCCAAACGGAAAAAAACTGGTTGGTCTCCCTTTTTACCTTAATAAGCATAATCAAGACACCATCACATGGAATGTAGAACCCGATACCTTTTACATTTCTGCGGCTGACAAAGTCAAATATGTGCGCAATCAAGTAAAGCCTGGTTCAATTATTCTGATCCATCCAATGTATGACAAAACAGGAGAAGAACTGAAAACCATTGAAGGAGTTTTGAAGGCTCTTACCGATGAGGGCTACAGGTTCGTAACCGTAAATGAACTTCAGAAACTAGCTGGCGATAACTGA
- a CDS encoding ABC transporter permease yields the protein MSVKQLIFRNLKKNLKNYYLYVFALIFSVALYFAFVTLQYDPAMNGAKDTMKGAAAIKAASVLLVAIVSIFLLYANNIFIKRRSKEIGLFQLIGMTKNRIFNILTAENFILYFGSLIIGTFIGFSVSRLILMILFKITGMDAIAALHFSTKALIQTVVVFCVIYLFIMLMNFVFIKRQSILSLFRVVSSTEGKVKKMSILEIIIGIIGVVSIISGYYISSKLFSGDFTTITKLFGAMIFILGSVIIGTYLFYKGSVSFIFNVIRKKKDGYLNINQVLSLSSIMFRMKSNALLLTIITTVSALAIGLLSLSYISYYSAEKMAKDQAAADFSFVTEEDASTFTKALAADDIPFSERKIDVIQVDANLKEILDINMKELMFDSKSMKIPVISDQDSKNIDVAKGDTIFTGYNDLLQKFMSLKDSGPIELKGQNERIPLHYLGLKKDSPISSYFTNGGQPIAIVDETVFERLQKDVNPKIQSESSLFIGITLKDEAKLDKANDIFKGIFDDDNYSNYSRLDISNRQKQVMGLVMFIVGFLGLAFLITSGCILYFKQMGEGEEEKPNYTILRKLGFTQGDLLKGIQAKQLFNFGIPLVVGLFHSYFAVQSGWFLFGTEVWTPMIIVMVIYTGLYSIFGILSVLYYKKVIKEAL from the coding sequence ATGAGCGTTAAGCAACTCATTTTTCGAAACTTGAAAAAGAATTTGAAAAATTATTATCTTTATGTGTTTGCGTTGATTTTTAGTGTTGCCCTTTATTTCGCTTTCGTTACGCTGCAATATGACCCGGCGATGAATGGTGCAAAGGACACCATGAAAGGTGCCGCTGCTATTAAAGCAGCATCTGTCTTGCTTGTCGCGATTGTTTCGATCTTCCTGTTGTATGCCAATAACATTTTTATTAAACGCCGCAGCAAGGAAATTGGCTTATTTCAATTGATCGGGATGACTAAAAACAGAATTTTCAACATCCTAACGGCTGAGAATTTCATCCTATATTTTGGTTCACTTATCATCGGAACTTTTATTGGCTTTTCCGTTTCACGTTTAATACTGATGATTCTGTTTAAAATTACGGGAATGGATGCGATAGCTGCCCTTCATTTTTCGACGAAAGCACTGATTCAAACCGTAGTAGTGTTTTGTGTCATCTACCTGTTCATTATGCTAATGAACTTTGTGTTTATTAAAAGACAAAGTATCCTATCATTATTTAGGGTGGTTTCATCCACCGAAGGAAAAGTAAAAAAGATGTCGATCTTGGAAATCATCATCGGGATTATTGGTGTGGTTTCAATCATTTCAGGTTACTATATTTCATCGAAATTGTTTAGCGGCGATTTTACCACGATAACTAAGCTTTTTGGGGCGATGATTTTTATTCTCGGGTCCGTTATTATTGGAACCTATCTTTTTTACAAAGGGTCTGTCAGTTTCATCTTTAATGTTATTCGGAAAAAGAAGGATGGTTATTTAAATATTAATCAAGTATTATCGCTATCCTCGATTATGTTTCGAATGAAATCGAATGCTCTACTATTAACCATCATTACAACTGTATCTGCACTTGCGATTGGATTATTATCATTAAGCTATATCTCCTACTATTCAGCGGAAAAAATGGCTAAAGATCAAGCCGCCGCAGATTTTTCATTTGTAACGGAAGAAGATGCCTCAACATTTACGAAGGCTTTAGCCGCTGATGATATCCCGTTTAGTGAAAGAAAGATTGATGTTATTCAAGTGGATGCGAATCTGAAGGAAATATTGGACATAAACATGAAAGAATTAATGTTTGATTCAAAATCCATGAAAATACCTGTTATTAGTGATCAGGATAGTAAAAATATCGATGTAGCTAAAGGGGATACGATCTTTACCGGTTACAATGATTTACTGCAAAAATTTATGAGTCTAAAGGATTCTGGTCCTATCGAATTAAAAGGGCAAAACGAAAGGATTCCGCTCCACTATTTAGGGCTAAAAAAGGACTCCCCCATTTCTAGTTATTTTACCAATGGCGGGCAGCCGATTGCCATTGTCGATGAAACGGTATTCGAACGGTTACAGAAGGATGTTAATCCGAAAATTCAAAGTGAATCCTCGCTGTTTATCGGAATTACATTAAAAGATGAAGCAAAACTTGATAAAGCAAATGATATTTTCAAAGGGATTTTCGACGATGACAACTATTCGAATTATTCACGGCTGGATATCAGCAATAGACAGAAACAAGTGATGGGTCTCGTCATGTTTATCGTCGGTTTTCTCGGATTAGCCTTCCTAATTACTTCTGGATGTATTCTTTATTTTAAACAAATGGGTGAAGGGGAAGAGGAAAAGCCGAATTATACGATTTTGAGAAAGCTTGGATTTACTCAGGGCGACCTGCTAAAAGGAATTCAGGCAAAACAGCTGTTTAACTTCGGCATTCCATTAGTCGTCGGGCTCTTCCACAGCTATTTCGCCGTGCAATCAGGATGGTTTTTATTTGGCACAGAAGTGTGGACACCGATGATTATCGTCATGGTCATCTATACCGGATTGTACTCGATTTTTGGCATCCTTTCCGTTCTTTATTATAAGAAAGTGATTAAAGAGGCACTTTGA
- a CDS encoding ABC transporter ATP-binding protein, producing the protein MNILEATKIHKSFGNKLNKQEVLKGIDINVEKGEFVSIMGASGSGKTTLLNVLSSIDKVSGGTINIEGKEMTAMKERQLAEFRKHHLGFIFQDYNLLDTLTVKENILLPLSISKISKRAADEMFQAVATELGISDIKDKYPNEISGGQKQRTSAARAFIHEPGIIFADEPTGALDSKSASDLLNKLSEMNQKRKATIIMVTHDPVAASFSSRVIFIKDGQIYTQLNKGEQSRQTFFQDIMKTQGVLGGVPNER; encoded by the coding sequence ATGAATATTTTAGAAGCCACTAAAATTCATAAAAGTTTTGGCAATAAATTAAATAAACAAGAAGTATTAAAAGGGATTGATATTAACGTTGAAAAAGGGGAATTCGTCAGTATTATGGGTGCCTCCGGGTCTGGAAAGACCACGTTGCTCAATGTCCTTTCTTCCATTGATAAAGTTAGCGGCGGCACGATAAATATCGAGGGAAAAGAAATGACCGCAATGAAAGAGCGTCAGCTCGCTGAATTCCGCAAACATCATTTAGGGTTTATTTTTCAAGATTATAACTTGCTTGATACATTGACCGTTAAAGAAAATATCCTCTTGCCCTTATCGATTTCAAAGATTTCAAAAAGGGCTGCAGATGAAATGTTTCAAGCAGTGGCAACGGAATTGGGGATTTCCGATATCAAGGATAAGTATCCAAATGAAATCTCCGGCGGTCAGAAGCAACGAACCTCTGCAGCAAGGGCATTCATTCATGAACCAGGCATTATTTTTGCTGACGAGCCAACCGGTGCTCTTGATTCTAAATCAGCTTCTGATTTACTAAACAAATTAAGCGAAATGAATCAGAAGCGCAAAGCAACGATTATCATGGTAACCCATGACCCAGTGGCAGCAAGCTTTAGCAGCAGGGTTATTTTTATCAAAGACGGACAAATTTACACACAATTAAATAAGGGCGAACAATCCAGACAGACGTTCTTTCAAGACATTATGAAAACGCAAGGTGTATTAGGTGGTGTCCCAAATGAGCGTTAA
- a CDS encoding sensor histidine kinase, with translation MIRDYLIERRSWICLFFVIQILILFVSYLDSAIPLMPLFYIIFLSMLVFSMFLIFRYHKETRFYKSLAEWENNLDLTTIAEPESPFEKMVEQSIVNQSVLLKKEATENLLMLEQEKDELLAWIHEVKTPLTAMHLMIDRLDNEKTRAQLNHEWLRIHLLLDQQLHQRRIPFMENDLYIEETDLKTLLFKEIKMLQSWCMQKGLGFEVDLEVATVLTDAKWLAFMLRQLLTNAVKYSDSSDILIKSYHKNGRNVLDVTDFGRGIDPKDLSRIFDKGFTSTTSHLDQAATGMGLYLTSRIAKPLLITIAVDSRLGEGTTFTLTFPKRNEFVDIAGM, from the coding sequence ATGATTAGAGATTATTTAATTGAAAGGCGCAGCTGGATCTGTCTCTTTTTCGTCATTCAAATACTAATTCTATTTGTCTCATATCTGGATTCGGCGATTCCCCTAATGCCGCTCTTCTATATTATTTTCCTGTCAATGCTTGTTTTTTCTATGTTTTTGATTTTTCGCTATCATAAGGAAACAAGATTTTATAAAAGTTTAGCGGAATGGGAAAACAATCTAGATTTAACTACTATAGCAGAACCTGAGAGTCCGTTTGAGAAAATGGTCGAACAAAGCATCGTGAACCAAAGCGTATTACTAAAAAAAGAGGCAACGGAAAATCTACTGATGTTAGAACAGGAGAAGGATGAATTGTTAGCCTGGATCCATGAAGTCAAGACACCGTTAACTGCGATGCATTTAATGATTGACCGTCTAGACAATGAAAAGACTCGCGCCCAGTTAAACCACGAGTGGCTGAGGATTCACCTGCTCTTAGACCAACAGCTTCACCAAAGGCGTATTCCTTTTATGGAAAATGATTTATATATAGAAGAAACTGACCTAAAGACCTTACTTTTTAAGGAAATTAAAATGTTACAGTCGTGGTGCATGCAAAAAGGATTAGGCTTTGAAGTTGATTTGGAGGTTGCAACAGTATTAACAGATGCCAAGTGGCTCGCCTTTATGCTTAGGCAGTTGTTGACAAATGCGGTGAAATACAGTGATTCTTCCGACATACTCATTAAAAGCTATCATAAAAATGGCCGAAATGTTCTTGACGTGACCGATTTTGGGCGCGGCATCGACCCTAAAGACCTGTCGCGCATTTTTGACAAGGGCTTTACCTCAACTACATCTCACCTTGATCAGGCTGCAACAGGTATGGGGTTATATTTAACGTCAAGAATCGCCAAGCCGTTATTAATTACTATTGCTGTCGACTCGCGACTTGGAGAAGGAACCACTTTTACCTTAACCTTTCCAAAAAGGAATGAATTCGTCGATATTGCAGGCATGTGA
- a CDS encoding response regulator transcription factor, protein MFKILLVEDDATLFNEIKERLTGWSYDVYGITDYNKVMEEFSAVKPDLVLIDIQLPKFDGFHWCRMIRSHSNVPILFLSSRDHPTDMVMSMQLGADDFIQKPFHFDVLIAKIQATLRRVYNYNTEQITLKTWCGATVDYEKNTVSHTSGTVELTKNETFILKKLIEQKNRIVSREDLIKSLWEDERFVSDNTLTVNVNRLRKRLDELGLGRFIETKVGQGYIAIEEENNYD, encoded by the coding sequence TTGTTTAAGATCTTATTAGTAGAAGATGATGCAACATTATTTAATGAAATAAAAGAACGTCTGACTGGATGGTCTTATGATGTTTACGGGATTACCGATTACAACAAGGTCATGGAGGAATTTTCAGCGGTAAAACCTGATTTAGTCTTAATTGATATTCAATTGCCAAAATTTGATGGCTTCCATTGGTGCAGAATGATCCGCTCCCATTCGAATGTGCCTATTCTATTTTTGTCTTCACGAGACCATCCGACCGATATGGTGATGTCAATGCAGCTTGGTGCAGATGACTTTATTCAAAAACCATTCCATTTTGATGTGCTGATTGCCAAAATACAGGCCACACTAAGGCGTGTTTATAATTACAATACCGAACAGATCACCCTTAAAACATGGTGTGGTGCCACAGTAGATTATGAAAAAAACACGGTCAGCCATACCTCTGGAACAGTTGAACTTACAAAAAACGAAACGTTTATCTTAAAAAAGCTGATTGAGCAAAAAAATAGGATTGTCAGTCGCGAGGACTTAATTAAAAGTCTTTGGGAGGATGAGCGCTTTGTCAGTGACAATACTTTAACAGTCAATGTCAATCGACTGCGAAAGCGATTGGACGAGCTTGGATTAGGACGTTTTATCGAAACGAAGGTTGGGCAAGGTTACATCGCGATCGAAGAGGAAAATAATTATGATTAG